A genome region from Candidatus Poribacteria bacterium includes the following:
- a CDS encoding Gfo/Idh/MocA family oxidoreductase, with amino-acid sequence MNWREYIVSTTSRVRVAFYGCGNFANRTRIPNLLQTHSVDIVAACDSNSQAAQETAKRFKIPNVYQDAHEMLDTEAIDVLYSIVPAYVRTNVESTAAEKGIHIFSEKPQALTMQVAHRINTAIQQAGVISTVGFRERYRPIFQEARRYLRDKHVVHVRFQSFGGLPPSTVGSPKTWWEEMDKSGGSALDWGVHATDYTRFMTGLNVAKSQAFYCERPTYANALSTSFNYCLENGATMTLNFVAAGSGPKDEPRFTIFYEGGCLEIHGYDRIVVNGEVLYQADEFDPWLEQDKTFIRAVQSADSSLLQSDYYDGLFSLAPILAGWESSRRGGVCIDVAAFMEDIY; translated from the coding sequence ATTAATTGGAGAGAATATATCGTGTCAACAACATCGCGCGTTCGAGTCGCTTTCTATGGATGTGGGAACTTCGCGAACCGAACCCGAATCCCGAACCTATTACAGACACATTCAGTGGATATCGTCGCTGCGTGCGATAGCAACTCACAAGCGGCACAGGAAACCGCCAAACGTTTCAAGATTCCAAACGTCTATCAAGACGCTCACGAAATGCTTGACACCGAGGCAATTGATGTGCTATACTCTATCGTGCCGGCGTACGTCCGAACCAATGTTGAGTCAACCGCTGCAGAAAAGGGGATCCACATCTTCAGTGAAAAGCCGCAGGCACTCACGATGCAGGTGGCACACCGAATCAACACTGCCATTCAGCAAGCAGGCGTGATTAGCACCGTTGGGTTTCGTGAACGCTATCGTCCAATCTTCCAAGAAGCACGCCGATATTTGCGTGACAAGCACGTCGTGCATGTCCGGTTTCAGAGTTTTGGAGGATTACCACCTTCAACGGTGGGGAGTCCCAAAACATGGTGGGAGGAGATGGACAAATCTGGGGGCAGTGCCCTCGATTGGGGGGTTCACGCAACCGATTATACCCGATTCATGACGGGGTTGAACGTTGCGAAATCTCAAGCGTTTTATTGTGAACGTCCGACCTACGCGAATGCGCTGTCTACAAGTTTCAATTACTGTCTTGAGAACGGTGCTACGATGACGCTCAACTTTGTCGCAGCGGGTTCGGGTCCCAAAGATGAGCCGAGATTTACTATCTTCTATGAAGGCGGATGCCTCGAAATTCACGGATACGATAGGATTGTGGTAAATGGCGAGGTCCTTTACCAAGCCGACGAATTCGATCCGTGGTTGGAACAGGACAAAACCTTTATCCGTGCCGTTCAGTCTGCGGATTCCAGTCTTCTACAGAGTGATTATTACGATGGGCTTTTCTCTTTAGCCCCTATTTTAGCAGGGTGGGAGTCTTCCCGGCGCGGCGGCGTGTGTATTGATGTCGCGGCGTTCATGGAGGATATCTATTAA
- a CDS encoding type II toxin-antitoxin system HicB family antitoxin yields the protein MAWVTTKEQRMKTYSFQVVLEKDKWPDEPDENAVWRAYIPALEHKGAASWGYTQREALKNLQDTVELLVEYLLEQGEEINLDSLLQHEKKDSSESCSHIQALLVR from the coding sequence ATGGCATGGGTAACCACTAAGGAGCAACGCATGAAAACATACTCATTTCAGGTTGTCTTAGAAAAGGACAAATGGCCCGATGAGCCAGATGAAAACGCTGTCTGGCGGGCATATATTCCAGCATTAGAGCATAAAGGTGCAGCCAGTTGGGGGTATACTCAAAGAGAGGCTTTAAAGAATCTTCAAGACACAGTTGAGCTGCTTGTTGAATATCTATTGGAGCAAGGAGAAGAAATCAATCTTGATTCGCTCTTGCAGCATGAAAAGAAAGATTCTTCTGAATCTTGTTCACACATACAGGCGCTGTTGGTACGCTAA
- the purH gene encoding bifunctional phosphoribosylaminoimidazolecarboxamide formyltransferase/IMP cyclohydrolase: MKKIERALISVYDKTNLLEIANALSQRGVEILSTGGTARHLRDAGIEILDVSDYTGFPEMLEGRVKTLHPKIHGGLLADWDNAEHTAQATAHGITAIDMVICNLYPFEATVAKPDVTLPEAIENIDIGGPTMIRAAAKNYGHVAVLTEASQYSQIIVDLDENDGCLSEARRFELAKAAFAHTAHYDTAIAAYLTNDTSPLIRGDRGVNQIEGSEPDEFADNLTLRFKKERTLRYGENPHQRAAFYKTEVSPGGCAAWANQRSGQPLSFNNLLDLEAALEIVKDFETPACAIIKHNNPCGLATAGTLQDAFTHALECDRTSAFGSIVGLNRKVTLQTANIIREAANAGVKIDAIIAPSYTEKALRALSRVKRRPILEAGSLSAPEPVLQIRNITGGVLVQDQDVHALDANDLEVATSRAPTAAEIESLLFAWKACKHVKSNCILLANGTQSVGIGAGQMSRVDAAIIAIRKAGEKAKGAVLASDAYFPFPDGVEIAGEAGISAIIQPGGSVNDAPVIETADAYGMAMVLTGVRHFRH, encoded by the coding sequence ATGAAAAAAATAGAACGCGCTTTAATCAGCGTCTACGACAAAACAAACCTTTTAGAGATAGCCAATGCCCTATCGCAACGGGGTGTGGAAATTCTCTCTACGGGTGGCACAGCCAGACACCTGCGAGATGCGGGGATTGAAATTCTTGATGTTTCTGACTATACCGGCTTTCCTGAAATGCTTGAGGGTAGAGTCAAAACGCTCCACCCCAAAATTCATGGTGGACTCCTGGCGGATTGGGATAACGCTGAACACACTGCCCAAGCGACGGCACACGGCATTACCGCCATTGACATGGTAATTTGCAATTTGTATCCGTTCGAGGCAACCGTTGCCAAGCCCGACGTGACGCTCCCTGAAGCGATTGAGAACATCGACATCGGGGGGCCGACGATGATCCGTGCCGCAGCGAAGAACTACGGGCACGTTGCCGTCCTCACAGAGGCGAGTCAGTACTCCCAAATTATCGTCGATTTGGATGAAAACGATGGCTGCCTTTCGGAGGCGCGGCGGTTTGAACTGGCAAAAGCAGCCTTTGCCCATACCGCACACTATGATACCGCAATTGCCGCCTATCTCACCAATGATACTTCCCCCCTGATAAGGGGGGATAGGGGGGTTAATCAGATAGAGGGTTCCGAACCAGACGAATTCGCTGATAACCTGACCCTCCGTTTCAAGAAGGAACGCACGCTCCGCTACGGCGAAAATCCACATCAGCGTGCCGCTTTCTACAAAACTGAAGTCAGTCCAGGCGGATGTGCCGCGTGGGCGAACCAACGCAGTGGACAGCCACTCTCCTTCAATAACCTCCTCGATTTAGAAGCCGCCTTAGAGATCGTCAAGGACTTTGAGACCCCTGCGTGTGCGATTATTAAACACAATAACCCGTGTGGATTGGCGACGGCGGGCACTCTGCAAGATGCCTTCACGCACGCCTTGGAATGTGATCGGACCTCTGCCTTCGGTTCGATTGTCGGATTAAATCGGAAGGTGACACTCCAAACCGCAAACATTATCCGCGAAGCCGCGAATGCGGGTGTGAAAATTGACGCAATTATCGCACCGAGTTATACCGAAAAAGCACTCCGAGCATTGTCTCGTGTCAAACGTCGCCCGATTCTTGAAGCCGGATCGCTCTCGGCGCCGGAACCTGTCTTGCAGATTCGCAACATTACGGGAGGTGTGCTGGTCCAAGACCAGGATGTCCATGCCTTAGATGCTAACGATTTAGAGGTCGCAACCTCTCGTGCGCCAACGGCAGCAGAGATAGAATCCCTCCTTTTCGCGTGGAAGGCGTGCAAACATGTCAAATCGAATTGCATCCTCCTTGCCAATGGTACACAAAGTGTCGGTATCGGCGCAGGACAGATGAGCCGAGTCGATGCCGCCATCATCGCTATCCGGAAGGCGGGTGAAAAGGCGAAAGGGGCGGTGTTAGCCTCGGATGCCTACTTCCCATTCCCCGATGGTGTTGAAATCGCCGGTGAGGCGGGCATCAGTGCGATCATTCAGCCCGGCGGCTCTGTCAATGATGCACCTGTGATTGAAACGGCTGATGCCTACGGCATGGCAATGGTCCTGACAGGTGTGCGCCATTTCCGGCATTAG
- a CDS encoding hydantoinase/oxoprolinase family protein has protein sequence MEHRPDLIVKNIGVDTGGTFTDIVMRVNGDLFTHKVLSTPQNPALAVIQGVSEILHQHDTDTERKPDIVHGSTVATNALLERRGARIALVTTKDFEDILEIGRQARPDLYDFCVERPAPLVPADRRFGISERTLHTGEIQTEIEPSDLEALTSELSALELDAIAVCFLFAYVNPHNEQIVANYLSRLGIPVSCSHEVLPEYREYARFSTTVANAYIRPTLERHLSTLIDSDLLRSFSETVACIVPQAHTRLAPMEGGSNTKNVEKQSADTYPQGKIKKPFRLMLSNGGCISAKIFQRSLQAENLRYSRESAGIRTVLSGPAGGVIGAYQVAKAAGYDQIITFDMGGTSTDVSLCNSGISLTTESTISGLPIKVPLIDINTVGAGGGSIATVDAGGALRVGPESAGADPGPICYGNNGTDVTVTDANLYLGRIAAAQFLGGAMSLDADKTRTHIEEFAKRLGVPLLQAADGILKVANAAMERAIKVISVERGFDTRDFTLVSFGGAGGLHAAFMAENLGIETVLIPPNGGLLSAYGMLFADVVKDYSRTVLWQFEKNSEGSENLVKALNTGFGTLLTRAENEMEIEGFAPHQLKIDRSLDMRYQGQSYELNIACPPDKGGYGGLTEHTSSNEIVETLVAKFHATHEVRFGYARTDAPVEVVNLRLTATGETDKPPIASVPIADADAAEAFTVQNPVIFEGEVLPTNFYRREALRPGNRIAGPAIVTEFSATTVVPPDFFAVVDTYQNLVLSKE, from the coding sequence ATGGAGCATCGACCAGATTTGATAGTTAAAAATATTGGGGTTGATACGGGTGGCACCTTCACGGACATTGTGATGCGTGTTAATGGCGATCTGTTCACACACAAAGTCCTGTCCACGCCGCAGAATCCCGCCCTCGCCGTCATACAAGGTGTGAGTGAAATCTTGCATCAGCACGACACCGATACTGAACGGAAGCCGGATATTGTCCACGGATCAACAGTCGCAACGAACGCACTTCTTGAGCGCAGGGGGGCGCGTATTGCCCTCGTCACGACGAAGGATTTTGAGGACATTTTAGAGATAGGGAGACAGGCACGTCCGGACCTCTATGATTTCTGCGTGGAACGACCCGCGCCGCTTGTCCCTGCCGATAGACGCTTCGGTATATCGGAACGCACACTGCACACGGGTGAAATCCAGACCGAGATTGAACCCAGCGATTTAGAAGCTCTCACGTCTGAACTCTCCGCATTAGAACTCGATGCCATCGCCGTCTGTTTCCTCTTTGCCTACGTCAACCCACACAACGAACAGATTGTTGCGAACTATCTTTCACGACTCGGTATACCCGTCTCCTGTTCACACGAGGTCTTGCCGGAATATCGAGAGTATGCGCGGTTCAGCACCACTGTAGCGAACGCGTATATCCGTCCCACTTTGGAACGGCATCTCTCTACGCTGATCGATTCTGACTTGCTGCGCAGTTTTAGCGAAACCGTAGCCTGTATTGTCCCGCAAGCCCACACGCGGCTTGCGCCAATGGAGGGCGGCTCGAACACGAAAAACGTTGAGAAACAGAGTGCCGATACTTATCCGCAAGGAAAAATTAAAAAACCTTTCCGTTTGATGCTTTCTAATGGCGGTTGTATTTCAGCCAAGATTTTTCAGCGTAGCTTGCAAGCTGAAAACTTGCGATACAGCCGTGAATCCGCGGGGATCCGCACGGTCCTGTCCGGGCCCGCCGGTGGTGTTATTGGTGCGTATCAAGTCGCCAAGGCTGCTGGCTACGACCAAATCATCACATTTGATATGGGGGGCACTTCAACGGATGTGAGTCTCTGCAATAGCGGTATTTCCCTCACGACCGAGAGCACGATTAGTGGACTCCCGATCAAAGTGCCACTGATTGATATTAACACTGTCGGTGCCGGGGGCGGTTCTATTGCGACTGTGGATGCAGGCGGTGCACTACGCGTGGGACCGGAAAGTGCCGGCGCAGATCCAGGTCCGATATGTTACGGAAACAATGGGACAGATGTGACAGTAACCGATGCAAACCTTTACTTAGGACGTATCGCCGCGGCCCAGTTCTTAGGCGGTGCGATGTCCCTTGATGCCGATAAGACCCGCACACACATTGAAGAATTTGCAAAGCGTCTTGGCGTTCCACTCCTACAAGCGGCGGATGGCATCCTGAAGGTCGCTAACGCCGCGATGGAACGCGCCATCAAAGTCATTTCTGTGGAACGTGGGTTTGATACGCGCGATTTCACACTCGTCTCCTTCGGGGGGGCGGGCGGTTTGCATGCTGCATTTATGGCGGAGAATCTCGGTATCGAGACCGTGCTGATTCCACCAAATGGCGGTTTGCTCTCCGCTTACGGGATGCTCTTCGCAGATGTCGTTAAAGATTACTCACGGACAGTGCTATGGCAGTTTGAAAAGAACAGTGAAGGTAGCGAAAATCTTGTTAAAGCATTGAACACCGGTTTTGGCACACTCCTGACCCGCGCAGAAAATGAGATGGAGATTGAGGGATTCGCGCCGCACCAACTTAAAATTGACCGTTCGCTCGATATGCGGTATCAGGGACAGTCTTATGAGTTGAATATCGCCTGCCCCCCTGATAAGGGGGGATATGGGGGGTTGACGGAACATACGTCTTCAAACGAAATAGTGGAAACCCTTGTTGCGAAATTTCACGCTACGCATGAGGTGCGTTTTGGTTATGCCCGGACCGATGCCCCAGTGGAGGTGGTGAACCTTCGACTTACAGCCACTGGAGAGACCGACAAACCGCCCATCGCATCAGTTCCGATCGCTGATGCTGATGCCGCTGAAGCATTTACGGTCCAAAATCCTGTTATCTTTGAAGGTGAGGTGCTCCCAACCAATTTCTACCGCCGTGAGGCGTTGCGTCCTGGCAATCGAATCGCAGGTCCCGCGATTGTCACAGAATTTAGCGCGACAACAGTAGTCCCCCCAGATTTCTTCGCCGTTGTTGATACCTACCAGAATCTTGTTTTATCGAAAGAGTAG
- a CDS encoding starvation-sensing protein RspA, whose amino-acid sequence MKITDVKTILTAPNGTRLVVVKIETSEPGLYGIGCATFTQRPLAVATAVDEYLKPFLIGKDPTNIEDIFQTSFVSSYWRNGPVLNNALSGVDIALWDIMGKRANMPVYQLLGGKCREAATLYAHAGGGTFEEVEENIRRYMEQGYRYVRAQVAIPGYSTYGAGAGRRSSPAFEPTPYVNTVIKLFEHLRTHLGEEVELLHDVHERIPPIQAINLAKGLEPYNLFFLEDPFAPEDVDYFQLMRQQTSIPIAMGELFNNPNEYVHLIKDRLIDFIRVHISQIGGISPARKLAAFCEFFGIRTAWHGPGDVSPVGHAANVALDLACYNFGIQEQHVFGENTKEVFPGCPEIRDGCFWVNEAPGLGIDVDEELAARFPFPEHPLNGGWAPVRRMDGTLIRP is encoded by the coding sequence ATGAAGATTACGGATGTAAAAACGATTTTGACGGCACCGAATGGTACTCGGCTTGTCGTTGTTAAGATTGAAACGAGTGAACCCGGTTTATACGGGATCGGGTGTGCGACGTTTACACAGCGTCCGCTCGCTGTAGCAACCGCCGTCGATGAATATCTCAAGCCCTTTCTCATCGGAAAAGATCCGACGAACATAGAGGACATCTTCCAGACCAGTTTCGTCAGCTCCTATTGGCGGAATGGTCCAGTGCTGAACAACGCTCTCAGCGGTGTAGACATCGCCTTATGGGACATCATGGGCAAGCGTGCCAACATGCCTGTCTACCAATTGCTTGGCGGTAAATGCCGAGAAGCGGCGACACTTTATGCACACGCAGGCGGTGGCACTTTTGAGGAGGTGGAGGAAAACATCCGCCGTTATATGGAGCAGGGCTATCGCTATGTCCGCGCACAGGTGGCAATACCGGGATATTCGACGTATGGGGCAGGTGCTGGGAGACGAAGTTCACCCGCTTTTGAACCGACACCTTATGTCAATACCGTCATCAAACTCTTCGAGCATTTACGGACACATCTCGGCGAGGAGGTAGAACTCCTTCACGATGTGCATGAACGCATCCCGCCCATCCAAGCGATTAATCTCGCGAAAGGACTGGAACCGTATAACCTCTTTTTCCTTGAAGACCCGTTTGCGCCTGAAGACGTTGATTATTTCCAACTCATGCGTCAACAGACGAGTATCCCGATTGCGATGGGGGAATTGTTCAACAACCCGAATGAATACGTTCACCTTATCAAGGATCGGCTTATCGACTTTATCCGGGTGCATATCTCACAAATCGGGGGTATCAGTCCTGCGCGTAAACTCGCCGCGTTCTGTGAATTCTTCGGTATCCGCACGGCATGGCACGGTCCTGGAGATGTTTCTCCTGTTGGGCATGCCGCCAACGTTGCGCTGGATCTCGCATGCTATAACTTCGGTATTCAGGAGCAGCATGTCTTTGGCGAAAACACCAAAGAGGTCTTCCCGGGGTGTCCTGAAATTCGGGATGGCTGTTTTTGGGTAAATGAGGCACCGGGTCTCGGTATTGATGTAGATGAAGAACTCGCAGCACGCTTCCCGTTTCCAGAGCATCCACTCAACGGGGGGTGGGCACCCGTGCGACGAATGGACGGCACGCTTATCCGACCTTAG
- a CDS encoding alanine--glyoxylate aminotransferase family protein, protein MMKKLLFTPGPTPIPPEALLAMAQPIDYHRSDAAVTLIKDILEELKHVFQTENDVLFLTSSGTGAMEGAVANLLAREDKVIVIRSGKFGERWSEICTAYGIEVLPIDVTWGASVEPQAVEALLTEHPDVKAVFATLCETSTGALHDIEALAGLTRVRPTLLVVDAVSALAADDLQMDNWGVDVVVSCSQKGLMTPPGLAFAALNQRAWDAVACSDLPKYYFDFRKAYQSGLDGSVPYTPAVTLLAALQCALNRLCAEGIRNTIARHNRLAVATRSAVKALGLSLFAASPANTLTSIRLPSEIDGKAFINLMRDTYGVTYAGGQSQLSGKIVRIAHLGWMNENDVVVAISAFERGLHAIGYEVPLGAGVTAAQEAFKCSRGEK, encoded by the coding sequence ATGATGAAGAAATTACTTTTTACACCCGGTCCGACGCCAATTCCGCCCGAAGCCCTATTGGCGATGGCGCAACCAATTGATTATCACCGCAGCGATGCCGCTGTAACGCTCATTAAAGACATCCTTGAAGAACTCAAACACGTTTTTCAGACCGAGAATGATGTCCTCTTTCTAACATCATCCGGAACCGGTGCTATGGAGGGCGCAGTTGCGAATCTTTTAGCGCGTGAAGACAAAGTCATTGTCATTCGGAGCGGTAAATTCGGAGAACGATGGAGTGAGATATGCACCGCTTACGGCATCGAAGTCCTTCCGATTGATGTGACCTGGGGGGCTTCTGTTGAACCCCAGGCAGTTGAGGCACTCCTAACGGAGCATCCGGATGTAAAAGCGGTTTTTGCAACGCTCTGTGAGACATCGACGGGTGCTTTGCACGACATTGAGGCGTTGGCAGGTCTAACGCGAGTGCGTCCGACACTGCTGGTTGTTGATGCCGTCAGCGCGCTCGCTGCCGACGATTTACAGATGGATAATTGGGGGGTGGACGTTGTTGTGTCCTGCTCCCAAAAAGGCTTGATGACACCTCCCGGTCTGGCGTTCGCTGCGCTCAATCAGCGTGCTTGGGATGCCGTTGCGTGTTCTGATCTTCCGAAATACTATTTTGATTTCCGAAAAGCATACCAAAGTGGTTTGGACGGATCTGTCCCCTACACACCGGCGGTAACACTGCTGGCGGCACTTCAATGTGCCTTAAATCGCTTATGTGCGGAGGGGATCCGCAATACCATTGCCCGTCACAACCGCTTGGCAGTCGCGACCCGAAGTGCGGTGAAAGCACTCGGGCTTTCCCTCTTTGCAGCGTCTCCTGCGAATACTTTGACCTCTATTCGCTTACCATCGGAAATTGATGGGAAGGCATTTATCAATTTGATGCGTGATACGTATGGTGTCACCTATGCGGGCGGTCAGAGTCAGTTGAGTGGGAAAATCGTCCGGATCGCACATCTCGGTTGGATGAATGAGAACGATGTTGTTGTTGCTATCTCTGCCTTCGAGCGAGGTCTCCACGCCATCGGATATGAGGTTCCACTGGGTGCTGGTGTCACTGCTGCACAGGAAGCTTTTAAATGTTCGCGAGGCGAGAAATGA
- a CDS encoding phosphoglycerate dehydrogenase, protein MVNKLKIVVPGDSPPQIQGSPHLERLEPYGDVVLYTDRPETPEEKIRRAEDADILINSRGIVKWPAEILCQLPKLKLISLCSIGTDMIGLDEAKKRGITVCNQPGRTAPVVAEHGFGLMFALAKRSAFLTASMKAGEWPRMDNVYLQGKTLGIIGTGHIGAEMARLGTAVGMNVIAWTYHPSAARAEELGVQFVSLDELLQTADVVSLHVRLTEESHHLIGERELGLMKQGALLINVARGGVIDTDALVVALNGGHLGGAAIDVYDQEPPPANHPLLECEQVILTPHCADMTPEGVELLNEGAVDNIIAFLQGTPQNVVK, encoded by the coding sequence ATTGTGAACAAGCTTAAGATCGTTGTTCCCGGTGATTCACCACCGCAAATCCAAGGTTCACCACATCTGGAACGTCTCGAACCGTATGGCGATGTCGTTCTTTATACCGACCGACCTGAAACCCCCGAAGAGAAAATTCGCCGTGCTGAAGATGCAGATATTCTCATCAATTCACGCGGCATTGTCAAGTGGCCCGCGGAAATTCTCTGCCAACTTCCCAAACTCAAATTGATTTCGCTCTGCTCCATCGGCACTGATATGATTGGGCTTGATGAAGCGAAAAAGCGTGGAATTACCGTTTGCAATCAACCCGGACGCACCGCCCCGGTTGTAGCGGAACACGGGTTTGGGCTGATGTTCGCCCTCGCCAAACGATCGGCATTCCTCACGGCGTCTATGAAGGCAGGTGAATGGCCCCGGATGGACAACGTCTATCTTCAAGGAAAGACCTTGGGAATTATAGGCACTGGGCATATCGGAGCAGAGATGGCACGCCTCGGCACCGCAGTTGGGATGAACGTTATCGCCTGGACGTATCACCCTTCAGCGGCACGCGCTGAAGAATTAGGCGTTCAGTTTGTTTCTCTGGATGAACTGCTCCAGACTGCCGATGTTGTGAGTCTGCACGTCAGGCTGACAGAGGAGAGCCACCATCTCATTGGGGAACGTGAACTCGGTTTGATGAAACAGGGCGCGCTCCTTATCAACGTCGCACGTGGCGGCGTTATTGATACAGACGCGTTGGTTGTTGCGTTGAACGGTGGACACCTCGGGGGTGCCGCTATTGATGTCTATGATCAGGAACCACCCCCTGCGAACCACCCGCTTTTGGAATGTGAGCAGGTAATTTTGACCCCACATTGTGCGGACATGACCCCTGAGGGTGTTGAACTTCTTAATGAGGGCGCGGTGGACAATATCATCGCTTTTCTGCAAGGCACACCCCAGAATGTGGTTAAATAA
- a CDS encoding iron-containing alcohol dehydrogenase, with the protein MLPSTIITGAGASENVGEQAKHLGATNALIVTDPGIAKIGYADKIAQNLRAAGISSTCFSDVTPDPTLQNVQDGLKQYADEVCDVIVSIGGGSAIDCGKGIAMKLTNDGDFADYMGVDKIPNPGAPLIAIPTTGGTGSEVSKVTVITDTERNVKMMLSSPCLLASVALVDPMLSLTTPPHLTAAVGVDALTHAIEAYISKRAQPITDALALKAVDMISGSLRQAWADGENIPARTDMMIGASIAGMAFSNASVALVHGMSRPIGAYFHIHHGLSNSVLLRDVMAFSVVGAPARFADIAFAMGEPIDGLSPMQQADAAIDAVERLVTDIQMPRLGGIGIEREKFEAVIEQMAADAIASGSPANNPRQATVEEIVALYRQCF; encoded by the coding sequence ATGCTTCCATCCACAATAATTACAGGCGCAGGCGCGTCCGAGAACGTTGGCGAACAGGCGAAGCACCTCGGCGCGACGAATGCACTCATCGTGACGGATCCGGGTATCGCTAAGATCGGATACGCCGACAAGATCGCACAAAATTTACGTGCTGCTGGTATAAGTAGCACATGCTTCTCCGATGTAACACCCGATCCAACTTTACAGAACGTGCAAGATGGCTTAAAGCAATATGCTGATGAAGTCTGTGATGTCATTGTAAGCATCGGTGGCGGAAGTGCGATCGACTGCGGAAAAGGCATCGCTATGAAGTTGACGAACGACGGGGACTTCGCCGATTACATGGGGGTGGACAAGATCCCGAATCCGGGTGCCCCTCTCATCGCGATACCGACCACAGGCGGAACAGGCAGTGAAGTCTCCAAAGTTACTGTCATCACCGATACTGAGCGGAATGTCAAGATGATGCTGAGTAGCCCGTGTCTGTTGGCATCTGTTGCCCTTGTGGATCCGATGCTATCCCTGACAACCCCACCGCACCTGACCGCGGCAGTCGGTGTGGATGCCTTGACGCACGCAATAGAGGCATACATTTCCAAACGCGCCCAACCGATAACCGATGCCCTCGCCTTGAAGGCAGTTGATATGATTTCGGGTTCGTTGCGGCAGGCATGGGCAGACGGTGAAAACATCCCCGCCCGCACGGATATGATGATCGGGGCGTCTATCGCAGGAATGGCGTTCAGCAATGCCTCTGTGGCTTTAGTTCACGGGATGTCGCGCCCCATCGGTGCGTATTTCCACATCCATCACGGATTGTCAAATTCGGTATTGTTACGGGATGTGATGGCATTTAGCGTCGTCGGTGCCCCTGCCCGCTTTGCCGATATTGCGTTTGCCATGGGTGAGCCGATCGATGGATTGTCTCCGATGCAGCAAGCGGACGCAGCGATTGACGCTGTGGAACGGCTTGTCACTGATATTCAGATGCCACGACTCGGTGGAATCGGCATTGAGAGGGAGAAGTTCGAGGCGGTCATTGAACAGATGGCAGCGGACGCGATTGCGAGTGGAAGTCCTGCTAACAATCCACGACAGGCTACGGTTGAAGAGATCGTCGCACTATACCGTCAGTGTTTTTAG
- a CDS encoding MBL fold metallo-hydrolase, with product MKNIFLRWWGCGAFDVRFGDVNIAFDPYLFDRNLANTQPIYDYIFISHEHFDHCHPVTLQKLCRGTRFKKLFVNLGCMTPAQPIAEKYGDAAFARDLPITKHVPADKVQVLYPKYLSEKQGLSRAFQGSDTLDLGDIRVETIESGENQTPNLPTNGYLITHTTKDVSVLHTGDLHEPYPALVNLQGKVDFLIHMKLGLGEGLASRLIELVDLIQPRFVIPTHYRTDRKSDPIPAGHWPPNVTDEMAFIESIREIVGNRTHLLPFTAGIEYEVEMPEKRVIWKWDWFNTWDVPPWRE from the coding sequence ATGAAAAATATATTTTTGAGATGGTGGGGATGCGGCGCGTTTGACGTGCGTTTTGGAGATGTGAATATTGCTTTCGATCCATACTTGTTCGATCGGAACTTAGCGAATACTCAACCCATATACGACTACATCTTCATATCCCACGAACACTTTGATCATTGTCACCCCGTAACCTTACAGAAATTGTGTCGCGGGACGCGTTTCAAAAAATTATTCGTCAACCTCGGTTGTATGACCCCCGCACAACCCATCGCTGAGAAATACGGTGATGCCGCATTTGCACGGGATCTACCGATTACCAAGCATGTCCCCGCGGATAAGGTCCAGGTTCTCTACCCAAAATATCTCAGCGAAAAACAGGGACTCTCTCGCGCCTTTCAGGGGTCAGATACGCTCGATCTCGGGGATATTCGCGTCGAAACGATTGAAAGCGGCGAGAACCAAACGCCGAATCTACCGACAAACGGGTATCTGATAACACACACAACGAAGGATGTCTCTGTCTTACACACTGGCGATTTGCACGAACCCTATCCAGCGTTGGTGAACCTTCAAGGCAAGGTGGATTTCCTTATCCACATGAAACTCGGTCTCGGCGAAGGACTTGCGTCTCGACTCATAGAACTTGTGGACTTAATCCAACCGCGTTTCGTGATACCCACGCATTACCGAACCGATCGAAAATCCGACCCGATACCAGCCGGACATTGGCCCCCAAACGTCACCGATGAAATGGCGTTTATCGAATCAATTCGTGAAATAGTCGGAAATAGAACGCACCTCCTCCCTTTCACCGCAGGCATAGAATACGAAGTAGAAATGCCAGAAAAACGGGTTATCTGGAAATGGGACTGGTTCAACACATGGGACGTTCCCCCTTGGCGGGAATAA